From a single Brassica napus cultivar Da-Ae chromosome C9, Da-Ae, whole genome shotgun sequence genomic region:
- the LOC106416881 gene encoding uncharacterized protein LOC106416881: MISQKFVAEFCLINGKFASITVDLLPKNFFLHHGSTLNSSPTTANMADLLHKAIRAMSIGDDEEPLTLPDEPRFRVIDENETSILGRLLNPECQSMARMIDYMPTAWRVYGRVRGIALSKDRFQFVFQREEDLQTVLKDRPWSYNHLAMALERWTANPPDDFLKTMDLWIRVRHIPVEFFTTDTMYRLASEVGKVDVIAYDPKVSQTKDYIRAKVCFNLDNPAKAFRRLNLKSGGMVNIEFEYEKIHKRCFHCLRLTHEKIRCPLLRRGGVKEKQVSNDREALPEPRPNLPIVRSSLLDEGPPGFPPMFPELSKQDQKMAMLYISHADETERRARIERVKQGIADSAAEASVRITRITNELDKGKCHVFSYQDDTLVSKKQRPLLLGAYSEGYVQSLEEGEADSSATNGSFTSAPTAVLSGFQLGPSSGGRVSGNQNASKTQRKRPPSWKRKPNTSRAQASYPAPSQHLNKAKRKSSPPPQTASENKSAKLTDPTVASVLKPLLPQ; encoded by the coding sequence ATGATTTCTCAGAAATTCGTGGCCGAATTTTGCCTTATTAATGGCAAATTTGCTTCAATCACGGTAGATCTACTGCCAAAGAATTTTTTCCTCCACCACGGCTCTACCCTGAATTCATCTCCGACGACTGCGAACATGGCTGACCTCCTCCACAAAGCGATAAGAGCTATGTCCATTGGTGATGATGAAGAGCCCCTTACCCTACCTGATGAACCCCGTTTCCGTGTTATTGATGAGAATGAAACTAGTATCCTTGGCCGCTTGCTGAACCCCGAATGTCAGTCCATGGCTCGAATGATAGACTATATGCCTACAGCGTGGCGTGTTTACGGTCGTGTTCGAGGGATTGCTCTCTCGAAAGACAGGTTCCAGTTTGTTTTCCAGCGAGAGGAAGATCTACAGACGGTCCTCAAAGATAGACCCTGGTCTTATAATCATTTGGCTATGGCTTTGGAGAGATGGACAGCTAACCCTCCTGATGACTTCCTCAAAACGATGGATCTGTGGATTCGGGTTAGGCATATCCCAGTGGAGTTCTTCACTACTGATACTATGTACCGCCTGGCGTCAGAGGTTGGaaaagttgatgttattgcttACGATCCTAAGGTTTCCCAGACTAAGGACTACATCAGAGCCAAAGTTTGCTTCAACCTGGATAACCCGGCCAAGGCATTCAGAAGATTGAACCTCAAGTCTGGTGGGATGGTGAACATTGAATTTGAATATGAAAAGATTCATAAGAGATGTTTTCACTGTCTGCGCCTTACCCATGAAAAGATCAGATGCCCACTTTTGCGTAGAGGTGGTGTGAAGGAGAAACAAGTATCTAATGACCGAGAGGCATTGCCTGAGCCTCGTCCTAATCTTCCCATTGTGAGATCTTCACTACTGGATGAGGGCCCGCCTGGTTTTCCTCCCATGTTTCCGGAGCTTTCAAAGCAAGACCAAAAAATGGCTATGTTGTATATCTCACATGCTGATGAGACAGAACGCAGAGCTAGAATCGAAAGAGTCAAGCAAGGTATTGCTGATAGTGCTGCTGAAGCTTCGGTCCGTATCACTCGGATTACCAATGAGCTAGACAAAGGAAAATGCCACGTTTTCTCTTATCAAGACGATACACTGGTCTCTAAAAAACAGAGACCCCTCTTACTTGGAGCTTACTCAGAAGGCTATGTTCAATCTCTGGAGGAAGGTGAGGCTGATTCTTCGGCTACAAATGGCTCCTTTACGTCTGCTCCCACTGCGGTTCTGTCGGGTTTTCAGCTTGGCCCTTCCTCGGGAGGGCGAGTCTCCGGGAACCAAAATGCCAGCAAGACCCAAAGGAAGAGGCCTCCGTCCTGGAAGAGGAAACCCAATACCAGTCGTGCCCAGGCTTCTTATCCTGCTCCTTCTCAGCACCTGAACAAGGCAAAGAGAAAGTCTTCTCCCCCTCCACAGACAGCGTCCGAGAACAAATCTGCAAAGCTTACAGACCCTACGGTGGCTTCCGTATTGAAGCCGCTGCTCCCCCAATGA
- the BNAC09G51790D gene encoding uncharacterized protein BNAC09G51790D, with the protein MNTKTMRLPPRRVLTSDKRVISGVVAGKPAVTNPPPPPIKSILKKTESVAPTTVAAVVAEPASSNQLLAGYLAHEFLNKGTLFGEQWNPARAQAGPFPAQSTESRQTKPSHDIEPSDHKRRRYEEVANILRADGTHLPGIVNPSQLARFLKL; encoded by the coding sequence ATGAATACCAAAACGATGCGTCTTCCCCCACGCCGTGTGCTGACATCAGACAAACGAGTTATCTCCGGCGTCGTCGCCGGTAAACCCGCCGTGACAAATCCGCCACCGCCGCCGATTAAATCTATCCTTAAGAAAACTGAATCCGTCGCTCCGACAACTGTCGCCGCTGTCGTAGCCGAGCCGGCCAGTTCGAACCAGCTCCTCGCCGGTTATTTGGCTCACGAGTTTCTCAACAAAGGCACACTCTTCGGAGAGCAGTGGAATCCGGCTCGAGCCCAAGCCGGCCCATTTCCGGCCCAATCTACCGAGTCGAGACAGACTAAGCCGAGCCATGATATCGAGCCGAGTGATCATAAGCGGAGGAGATATGAGGAAGTCGCTAATATCCTCCGGGCAGATGGAACCCACTTGCCCGGTATCGTCAACCCTTCACAGCTTGCCCGATTCCTTAAATTGTGA